One stretch of Streptomyces agglomeratus DNA includes these proteins:
- a CDS encoding biotin carboxylase N-terminal domain-containing protein: MFDTVLVANRGEIAVRVIRTLRELGVRSVAVFSDADADARHVREADTAVRIGPAAASESYLRTDRLLEAAARTGAQAVHPGYGFLAENAAFAQACTDAGLAFIGPPSSAIALMGDKIRAKETVRAAGVPVVPGSSGSGLSDAELAAAAREIGMPVLLKPSAGGGGKGMRLTRVESALADEIAAARREARASFGDDTLLVERWIDRPRHIEIQVLADAHGNVVHLGERECSLQRRHQKIIEEAPSVLLDEATRAAMGEAAVQAARSCGYRGAGTVEFIVPGNDPSSYYFMEMNTRLQVEHPVTELITGLDLVEWQLRVAAGEELPFTQKDITLTGHAVEARICAEDPSRGFLPSGGTVLTLREPQGDGVRTDSGLTEGTEVGSLYDPMLSKVIAYAPDRATALRRLRAALADTVTLGVPTNAGFLRRLLAHPDVLSGALDTGLVERDADSLVMAGIPPEVYATAALLRARGTTPPPAGAAQWADPFSAGTGWRLGGSPAWTVHHARVPGHDPVEIRLRTTAAGQEVLLPEASPASPDLATAIPLETVAPDGGTRPAAGDTTSARGADAVSRPVGGGAELPPRGPGGLPPVAADPQPGTGGTGEDERLPVRARVVTADADTVTVELAGVTHTFSHASGPEGSWLGRDGDAWHVQVHDPVEAGLTGAGRSGVDTLAAPMPGTVTVVKVAVGDHVDAGQSLLVVEAMKMEHVISAPHAGTVTELDVTPGSTVAMDQVLAVVTPLEES; the protein is encoded by the coding sequence ATGTTCGACACCGTCCTGGTCGCGAACCGCGGCGAGATCGCGGTCCGCGTCATCCGCACGCTGCGGGAGCTGGGCGTGCGCTCGGTGGCCGTGTTCAGCGACGCGGACGCGGACGCCCGCCATGTGCGGGAGGCGGACACGGCGGTCCGTATCGGCCCGGCGGCGGCCTCGGAAAGCTATCTGCGGACCGACCGCCTGCTGGAGGCGGCCGCCCGTACGGGCGCACAGGCCGTCCACCCAGGCTACGGCTTCCTCGCCGAGAACGCCGCGTTCGCGCAGGCGTGCACGGACGCGGGCCTCGCCTTCATCGGCCCGCCGTCCTCGGCCATCGCCCTCATGGGCGACAAGATCCGGGCGAAGGAGACGGTACGGGCGGCGGGTGTGCCGGTCGTACCCGGCTCGTCCGGCAGCGGGCTGAGCGACGCCGAACTGGCCGCCGCGGCGCGGGAGATCGGCATGCCGGTCCTCCTGAAGCCGTCGGCCGGCGGCGGCGGCAAGGGTATGCGCCTGACGCGGGTCGAGTCGGCGCTGGCCGACGAGATCGCGGCGGCGCGGCGCGAGGCGCGGGCGTCGTTCGGCGACGACACGCTGCTGGTGGAGCGGTGGATCGACCGCCCCCGGCACATCGAGATCCAGGTCCTGGCGGACGCCCACGGCAACGTGGTGCACCTGGGCGAGCGCGAGTGCTCGCTCCAGCGCCGGCACCAGAAGATCATCGAGGAGGCCCCGTCGGTCCTGCTGGACGAGGCGACGCGCGCCGCGATGGGCGAGGCGGCGGTCCAGGCGGCCCGCTCGTGCGGCTACCGGGGCGCGGGCACGGTGGAGTTCATCGTCCCGGGCAACGACCCGTCGTCGTACTACTTCATGGAGATGAACACCCGCCTCCAGGTCGAGCACCCGGTGACGGAGCTGATCACCGGCCTGGACCTGGTGGAGTGGCAGCTGAGGGTGGCCGCCGGCGAGGAACTGCCCTTCACGCAGAAGGACATCACCCTCACCGGCCACGCGGTGGAGGCCCGGATCTGCGCGGAGGACCCCTCCCGCGGCTTCCTCCCCTCCGGCGGCACGGTCCTGACGCTGCGTGAGCCCCAGGGCGACGGCGTCCGGACCGACTCTGGCCTCACCGAGGGCACGGAGGTGGGCAGCCTGTACGACCCGATGCTGTCCAAGGTCATCGCGTACGCCCCGGACCGCGCCACCGCCCTGCGCCGCCTGCGCGCGGCCCTCGCGGACACGGTCACGCTCGGCGTCCCGACGAACGCGGGCTTCCTGCGCCGCCTGCTGGCCCACCCTGACGTGCTCTCGGGCGCGCTGGACACGGGCCTGGTCGAACGCGACGCGGACAGCCTGGTCATGGCGGGAATCCCGCCGGAGGTGTACGCGACGGCGGCGCTGCTGCGGGCCCGGGGGACGACTCCCCCGCCCGCCGGCGCGGCGCAGTGGGCGGACCCGTTCTCCGCCGGTACGGGATGGCGCCTGGGCGGCTCCCCCGCCTGGACCGTGCACCACGCCCGCGTACCGGGTCACGACCCGGTGGAGATCCGGCTGCGTACGACGGCGGCGGGCCAGGAGGTCCTGCTCCCCGAGGCGTCGCCCGCGTCCCCGGACCTGGCCACGGCCATCCCCCTGGAGACGGTGGCCCCGGACGGCGGGACCCGGCCGGCCGCCGGCGACACGACCTCCGCCCGGGGCGCGGACGCGGTCAGCCGTCCCGTCGGCGGCGGCGCCGAGCTGCCGCCCCGGGGACCCGGCGGCCTGCCTCCCGTCGCGGCGGACCCGCAGCCGGGGACGGGCGGGACGGGGGAGGACGAACGGCTGCCCGTCCGGGCCCGTGTCGTCACCGCCGACGCGGACACCGTCACCGTCGAACTAGCGGGCGTGACGCACACCTTCAGCCACGCGAGCGGCCCCGAGGGCAGCTGGCTGGGCCGCGACGGGGACGCCTGGCACGTCCAGGTCCACGATCCCGTCGAGGCCGGGCTGACCGGCGCCGGGCGTTCCGGCGTCGACACGCTCGCCGCGCCCATGCCCGGCACCGTCACGGTGGTCAAGGTGGCCGTCGGGGACCACGTCGACGCCGGGCAGAGTCTCCTCGTCGTCGAGGCGATGAAGATGGAGCACGTCATCTCCGCCCCGCACGCCGGGACCGTCACCGAGCTCGACGTGACGCCGGGCTCGACCGTCGCCATGGACCAGGTGCTGGCCGTGGTCACCCCGCTGGAGGAGTCATGA
- a CDS encoding carboxyl transferase domain-containing protein → MRQAPVLTSTADPAAEAWRANEAAHRELVEGLRGRLAAARLGGGEKARARHTARGKLLPRDRVDTLLDPGSPFLELAPLAAEGMYGGAAPAAGVIAGIGRVSGREVVIVANDATVKGGTYYPMTVKKHLRAQEVALENRLPCLYLVDSGGAFLPMQDEVFPDREHFGRIFYNQARMSGAGIPQIAAVLGSCTAGGAYVPAMSDEAVIVRNQGTIFLGGPPLVKAATGEVVTAEELGGGEVHSRTSGVTDHLAEDDAHALRIVRNIVATLPERGPLPWSVEPVEEPKVDPAGLYGAVPVDSRTPYDVREVIARTVDGSRFQEFKSEFGQTLITGFARIHGHPVGIVANNGILFSESAQKGAHFIELCDQRGIPLLFLQNISGFMVGRDYEAGGIAKHGAKMVTAVACTRVPKLTVVVGGSYGAGNYSMCGRAYSPRFLWMWPNAKISVMGGEQAASVLATVKRDQLEARGEEWPADEEEAFKTPIREQYDAQGSAYYATARLWDDGVIDPMETRQVVGLALTACANAPLSEPAFGVFRM, encoded by the coding sequence ATGCGGCAGGCACCGGTGCTGACCAGCACCGCCGATCCAGCAGCCGAGGCATGGCGGGCCAACGAAGCGGCCCACCGGGAGCTCGTGGAAGGACTGCGCGGGCGGCTCGCCGCGGCGCGGCTCGGCGGTGGCGAGAAGGCGCGGGCCCGGCACACCGCGCGCGGCAAGCTCCTCCCCCGCGACCGGGTGGACACGCTACTGGACCCCGGCTCGCCCTTCCTGGAGCTCGCTCCGCTGGCGGCCGAGGGCATGTACGGCGGGGCGGCGCCGGCCGCGGGTGTGATCGCCGGGATCGGGCGGGTGAGCGGCCGCGAGGTCGTGATCGTCGCCAACGACGCCACGGTCAAGGGCGGCACGTACTACCCGATGACCGTCAAGAAGCACCTCCGGGCCCAGGAAGTGGCCCTGGAGAACCGCCTCCCCTGCCTGTACCTGGTGGACTCCGGCGGCGCCTTCCTCCCCATGCAGGACGAGGTGTTCCCGGACCGTGAGCACTTCGGCCGGATCTTCTACAACCAGGCCCGCATGTCGGGTGCGGGCATCCCGCAGATCGCCGCCGTGCTCGGTTCCTGCACGGCGGGCGGGGCGTACGTCCCGGCGATGAGCGACGAGGCCGTCATCGTGCGCAACCAGGGCACGATCTTCCTGGGCGGGCCGCCACTGGTGAAGGCCGCCACCGGCGAGGTCGTCACGGCGGAGGAGCTCGGCGGCGGCGAGGTCCACTCCCGCACGTCGGGCGTGACGGACCACCTGGCGGAGGACGACGCCCACGCCCTGCGCATCGTGCGGAACATCGTGGCCACGCTCCCGGAGCGCGGCCCGCTGCCGTGGTCGGTCGAGCCCGTCGAGGAGCCGAAGGTCGATCCCGCGGGGCTGTACGGCGCGGTTCCGGTCGACTCGCGCACGCCCTACGACGTACGGGAAGTCATCGCGCGCACGGTCGACGGCTCACGCTTCCAGGAGTTCAAGTCGGAGTTCGGCCAGACGCTGATCACCGGCTTCGCCCGGATTCACGGGCACCCGGTCGGCATCGTCGCCAACAACGGCATCCTGTTCTCCGAATCCGCCCAGAAGGGCGCGCACTTCATCGAGCTGTGCGACCAGCGCGGCATCCCTCTCCTCTTCCTCCAGAACATCTCCGGCTTCATGGTCGGCAGGGACTACGAGGCGGGCGGCATCGCCAAGCACGGCGCGAAGATGGTGACGGCCGTGGCGTGCACGCGCGTGCCGAAGCTGACCGTCGTCGTCGGAGGGTCGTACGGCGCGGGCAACTACTCGATGTGCGGCCGGGCGTACTCGCCGCGCTTCCTGTGGATGTGGCCCAACGCGAAGATCTCGGTGATGGGCGGCGAGCAGGCGGCGTCGGTCCTCGCGACGGTCAAGCGGGACCAGCTGGAGGCCCGGGGCGAGGAGTGGCCGGCCGACGAGGAAGAGGCGTTCAAGACGCCGATCCGCGAGCAGTACGACGCGCAGGGCAGCGCCTACTACGCGACGGCCCGGCTGTGGGACGACGGTGTGATCGACCCGATGGAGACCCGGCAGGTCGTGGGCCTGGCCCTGACGGCCTGCGCCAACGCACCCCTGTCCGAGCCCGCCTTCGGCGTCTTCCGGATGTGA
- a CDS encoding DUF418 domain-containing protein produces the protein MGAPTGAAAGTAAGTAPAARAEEAIRPGPQSRRRVLEVDALRGFALLGILLVNTLTMAGSHGVLGGRPPAAADTVALWVVDFLAQSKFYLLFSFLFGYSFTLQAASAERAGTRLGPRTMRRLLGLFVLGALHAVFLYVGDILTTYALLGLILFAARRATPEGAYRAALWVWGVFGSLLLLLGVLAALAGPESAAERAAAAEEAAELTAAYRGGFGDVVGANLGQLPFAVLALVVMSGFVVAAFLLGLSAGKRQWLTRAGGAALRRVLVTGLCAGVPAAAFAASGAAGLLSARWELFAGMTGVVAAPALSAAYVAGLLLWFGTPSGARAAGVLAPAGRMALTHYLTQSLVMALIFTGYGLGLYGRVGTAVPVGIALVLYAAQLAVSGRLMRRYRLGSVEWVLRAFTHFGERSRQVNDR, from the coding sequence GTGGGCGCGCCGACTGGCGCGGCGGCGGGAACAGCGGCGGGAACGGCGCCGGCAGCGAGGGCGGAGGAGGCGATACGGCCGGGGCCGCAGTCGCGACGGCGCGTCCTGGAGGTCGACGCCCTGCGCGGCTTCGCGCTGCTCGGCATCCTCCTCGTCAACACCCTGACCATGGCCGGCTCGCACGGTGTGCTGGGCGGCCGCCCGCCCGCCGCCGCCGACACCGTGGCCCTGTGGGTGGTCGACTTCCTCGCCCAAAGCAAGTTCTATCTGCTCTTCTCGTTCCTCTTCGGCTACAGCTTCACCCTCCAGGCCGCCTCCGCCGAGCGCGCCGGTACCCGCCTCGGGCCGCGCACGATGCGGAGGCTGCTGGGGCTGTTCGTCCTCGGGGCCCTGCACGCGGTGTTCCTCTACGTCGGCGACATCCTTACGACGTATGCCCTGCTCGGGCTGATCCTCTTCGCCGCGCGCCGCGCCACCCCCGAAGGGGCGTACCGCGCCGCGCTCTGGGTGTGGGGCGTCTTCGGCTCGCTCCTGCTGCTCCTCGGCGTGCTGGCGGCGCTGGCCGGTCCCGAAAGCGCCGCCGAGCGGGCCGCCGCGGCGGAGGAGGCCGCCGAGCTCACCGCCGCCTACCGGGGCGGCTTCGGCGATGTCGTCGGCGCGAACCTGGGTCAGCTGCCCTTCGCCGTTCTCGCCCTCGTCGTCATGAGCGGCTTCGTGGTCGCCGCCTTCCTGCTGGGGCTCTCGGCCGGCAAGCGGCAGTGGCTCACGCGGGCCGGCGGGGCGGCTCTGCGCCGTGTCCTGGTGACCGGCCTGTGCGCGGGCGTGCCGGCCGCCGCCTTCGCGGCCTCCGGTGCGGCGGGCCTGCTCTCCGCCCGGTGGGAGCTGTTCGCGGGCATGACCGGCGTGGTGGCGGCGCCGGCGCTCAGCGCCGCGTACGTGGCCGGCCTGCTGCTCTGGTTCGGCACGCCGAGCGGGGCGCGGGCGGCCGGAGTGCTCGCGCCCGCCGGACGCATGGCACTGACCCACTACCTCACCCAGTCGCTGGTCATGGCGCTGATCTTCACGGGATACGGTCTCGGCCTGTACGGACGCGTCGGCACGGCCGTCCCCGTCGGCATCGCGCTCGTCCTGTACGCCGCGCAGCTCGCCGTCAGCGGCCGGCTGATGCGCCGGTACCGGCTCGGGTCGGTGGAGTGGGTGCTGCGCGCGTTCACCCATTTCGGCGAGCGCTCCCGCCAGGTTAACGACCGCTAA